The genomic region ACATTCAACCTTGTCCAATGTTCCATCAATACAGGCCTCCAGCACCGGCACAAGATCGCTCTCCATGCGGGTAAGCAACACCTGTGCTTCGGGATCGCCAAGGCGGCAGTTAAACTCTATCACTTTCGGACCCGCTTCGGCGATCATCAATCCGACATACAAAACGCCCTTGAAGGTACGCCCCTCCGACGCCATTGCGCTGATAGCCGGCTGCACAATCGTATTCATAACCTGCTCGCTGAGTTCAGGTGTCATGACTGGCGCCGGTGAATATGCACCCATACCCCCGGTGTTCTTGCCTTGATCGCCATCTAGGGACATTTTGTGGTCTTGTGAGCTCACAAACGGGAGACAGGACACGCCATCTGTTAGGACGGTGAAAGAAGCTTCTTCGCCGAATAACGCCTCCTCGATCACCACCTTATTCCCGGCGCTTCCGAAGTTGCGATCGACCATGATTTCTTGAACCGCTCCAACCGCTGCATCAAGTGTTAGTCCCGGAATTACGCCTTTCCCCGCAGCCAACCCATCCGCTTTGACAAAGACCGGCGCGTTAATCTCCTCAAGGTAAGCGATTGCTGTGTCCGCGTCCTCAAATGTGCGATACGCTGCGGTAGGAATGCCATTTTCTGCCATCAATCGTTTTGCGAAATCTTTGCTCGCTTCAAGAATCGCGGCTTTCTGATCCGGTCCGAACGCTCGGAGCCCTCGTGCTTGGAAGACATCAACTATGCCTTTTGCCAGAGGATCTTCGGGACCAACGACGGTCAGGTC from Candidatus Poribacteria bacterium harbors:
- the purD gene encoding phosphoribosylamine--glycine ligase: MRILVVGSGAREHTFVWKIVQSPLVEKVYCVPGNPGIAQIAECRSIPLEDNFSAIVDFAATEKIDLTVVGPEDPLAKGIVDVFQARGLRAFGPDQKAAILEASKDFAKRLMAENGIPTAAYRTFEDADTAIAYLEEINAPVFVKADGLAAGKGVIPGLTLDAAVGAVQEIMVDRNFGSAGNKVVIEEALFGEEASFTVLTDGVSCLPFVSSQDHKMSLDGDQGKNTGGMGAYSPAPVMTPELSEQVMNTIVQPAISAMASEGRTFKGVLYVGLMIAEAGPKVIEFNCRLGDPEAQVLLTRMESDLVPVLEACIDGTLDKVECRWKPEAATCVVMASGGYPDPYETGRVITGLDRANALKDVTVFHAGTQMQNGNIATGGGRVLGVTALASDIRSAIEGAYRGVKEIHFDHAHFRTDIGYRALDRTS